The Chionomys nivalis chromosome 23 unlocalized genomic scaffold, mChiNiv1.1 SUPER_23_unloc_1, whole genome shotgun sequence genome contains the following window.
gaatgtctTTCCAGAAAGATaatttccttcccctctcccatccGGGAGATTCCAAGTGCGAGGACACTCGGCCCAGCCAGCCtcctggtacaggctgataaagatggcctgactcaggaacagtggccttgctctaaaaacaaagaattaaCTGACACAGCAAGATGAGACAGAGCAAAAGACCTTGCACccatgccaaagcagcttcaaaaagcctctttgtagttacacctttaaaagcttaccccgtAGAGGAAACACAACTCTCTACCTCACTGCAacggggatggagatgagttccaaacatgtttgtattatgctagTTAAatcttgcttattacagtctgggcctctctggtggtctctctctgggggtcataatctgggcacaacacaAAGTGTTTGTCTGTGGAGATGACTCACAGCATGGACCACTCTTGCAGAAGAGTCAAATTTAATTCCTAGCATCTATGTGGAGGCTCAACGCTAACTgtaactccagaggatctgacactacTTTTGATCTCCATGGGCCCTGCATGCACATGATgcccagacatatatgcaagtaaacactcatacacataagacaaaaataaataaagttttatagcTGGGCATTGTGGCACACGCTTTAGATCCcaccactcaagaggcagaggcacttggatctctgtgaattcaaagccagtctggtctataaggtgtgagttcctggacagcccagggctacatattgagaccatgtctcaaaataagtaataaataaatttatgaaattacttacactttcttttaaaatcaaaatcaaaagctCTCAGGGGCTGGAGGTCTTTCCATCCTGTTAAGATAGCTAACCAGCCCTGTCCGTCcatcattcaggaggcagagagaggtggtctggttctctctctctctctctctctctctctctctctctctctctctctctctctctctcataaaaaGAGGGTGTGCAttgtggaatagaatatttgtctaactatgtaaacatgtgttgcatttgtttcaatTTGTGCACTTGCCTGCTTAaggcacctggttggtctaataaattAAGTTACAAGGGCTAGTGGGCCAAgcataaggctgagcattcataataataagtctctgtgtcatgatttgggggctggcattCTGAAAAAGCCTGCTACACGTATGGCTGGAAAGAGGGATCGGCAGTTAGAAGCAAGTGCTGATTTTGTAGAGAGGCTCTCGGGTCCCAACAGTaatactgggcagctcacaatgcctgtaacttcagctacaCGAgttatgatgccctcttctggcctttttggaTATTGCATCCAGGTGGTGTACATAAACCCACaaaagtacatacacacaaacacttaaaattatttttagctgggcagtggtggtgcctgccttaaatctcagcactcgggaaacagcGGCAGGcagttctgagtttgaggccagcctagtctatagagtgagttccagaacagccatgaaCTACACTGAGAAACTATGTCTTGGAAAacctaataatagtaataatgaatgaaaatgaaatttgagaggtttttgctttttaaaaattctatatgccttggtattttgcctgtctgtatgtttgtgtgagggtgtcagatccctgagaaatggaggtagagacagttgtaagctgACATGTGGGAGACGGGAATTGaaactgggttctctggaagagcagccagtgctcttaactgctgagccacctctccagaatcctttttggttttgtttgtttgttttcgtttttgtttttttgagacagggtttctctgtgtagccttcactgtcctggaactcactctgtagaccaggctggtcttgaactcccatagatatgcctgcctctttcttccaaGCCCTGGGATTAATGGCATTTACTACCATCacccaaatgaaaataaatacttctAAAAACTCAAAAAGGTAACACTAAGAATAATTTAAATGTATCATGTTCAGGGCATTGCTACTGTAATTGTTAGATTTGCACACTAACCAGCAGAGAGACTGAGGACATTGCTAGTGTGATCATTAGATTTGCACACTAACCGGCAGAGAGACTACCCCGGTGCTTTTTCTTGCATTAACTCTTTGTATTCTGAGGACCACAGTGGCAATGTGATTGTCACGAAAACTTGTAATCCGTATCTGTATCTCCTAACATTTCCACTTGACATAGATTCACATAGTCTAATTGTTCCAAACATACCAAGTTTCATGACACAGAACCCAAGTccacttttaaaaactttgtataaggagctgcgggccggctcccgcatggttagctttacgcccgacacacaaactatattcatttaaacactgcctggcccattatttctagcctcttcttggctaactcttatatcttgcttaatccatatttagtaatctgtgtagcaccatgaggtggtggcttaccaggaaagattcggcatgtctgacctggcggctggctccatcgcatctgaccagagagatgaggcatggcgattgcctcacttcctcccagcattctgttctgtttactccacctacctaattttctgtcctatcaaaggtccaaggcagtttctttattaaccaatgaaatcacctcaaaacagaagaccctcccacatcaaaactttttttttcctttgagacagggtttctctgtagctttggagcctgtcctggaacttgccctgtagaccaggctggccttgaactcagagagccactagttaaccacaggGGTCTAGAGTTctatacagagaagaaaaaggaagcaatAAGGTGGGGTGGAGAGAGACTCTACCGCTCTTTTGGATGGAGGAACGAAAGAGGTGAGAAGTTACTGGTGGCTGctcccctgcttctctgatccttcaggttcttaccctgatatctgactcctggtttttatcAATAAGATTAACTAGATTTATGTTTTgtctggcacccaacatggggtaCCATTTGTAGTCGAATGTTTCTTTCCTATCCGCCTGTTCCAAATACCCAGCAACCACTTCTGAAATAATTGACTTGGAGGCTTCATGTAAATTATAAATTCTCAGCCAATAGCTCTGAcctattactaactagctcttacaacttagtCCTGTAACAGAGAGTCCTGCCGAGTCAGTGCCAGAAGGTTAGCAAGTAACCCTCTCTAGTCTTGAACCCCCGCTGGGCCACACCTGGTCTAGCTCTGGAGTCAGGACCCAGCCCTAATCTATCCTTTGTGTTACAGATACCTTCTGTTGCCCCATGTgaatcttgtctgagagtttccTATGGTAACAAAGCCAATGCAAAACTTGGTTAAAAGGGAACCCAGAAAACTGTGGTACCTCATGAATCAGATATTTGCACTTGGTATTGTGTTTTTGGAAGCTTCATTCAGTTTGCTTAGAAATATGGAAATCTACTAGGTAAAGtgtaaagagaaaaaattaaaatgccaaGAGACAAAGGGAAAGAGCTTCAGTCCACAAAGGCTGAGTCTCCCGCAGGTGAAAGGCTGAGTTCATTCTCAgggtgtctctgagtcttcatttcaggCACCCACATGAACCCACACAACCACACTACGCTGCCTGGGACAAAcccgtttctattcatctacgtgCTGCCCAGAAGCTCCTAGGTTTTACTGATGAGATTAACTCGATGGCACTCAACATGGAGCAAGAcgttccacataaaacctgagagagctcaaaaaaagattctaaacacacaaaagcgGAGTTAAACGCGGCTTCTTGGTAACCACTTTTTCTACagtgggttctgtttgctggcggtgagcagaagcatggctcctttaagagatcgCTTACCCACTCAACCTTAGCAGCAAAAACTGGGAGGCTTTTTAGAGGCCCCACTACCAGATACTTAAATGGGGTTCATAAGCAGCGGATGACTACTTGGTGGCGGTGTGGGCCCAGAAACTTcccagagttgtggcaataacgTTGGCTCACTGgcacctccaccatgaagctaggctCTTAGAACAAAGGAATGGGGCAGAGCCCTAAGTTGCCACATCGGTCCTAGACATTCTGCTTAGCagtttaaagactcatgtggtcagcaAAAGACAGAGATATGCAATAAGACAGGTtcagacaagaaaaaaataaacctctaaatgagttacagtgtgtgtgtgtgtgtgtgtgtgtgtgtgtgtgtgtgtgtgtgtgtaggcttggGATGGTGGGGAACCTTATTAGCCAATCATCTTTAAGGGGCGGGTCTCAGTTAAGGCGTGGGTTTCACTGGGACCCAGGGTAAAACATGTGCACCTCCAGGTGCACTCTCTCTGCACCTTTTCCCACGGGACATGgctgtgcttggatttctcatttcctgtttcctgagttttccccttataataaataagtataattgTTTTAcccttagctagcctggttatttcaacaCTTGGCGCCCAACGATCAGATATAGAATTCCAGGCCTTAGGCGTCTGCTGGGTGCGGTGCGACGTTCGACCCGCGCTGCCTCTCTCAGTCCACCTTAGCCATGGCTTGTGCGCACAGCTAGTCGTTCATTTGGGCATAGAATTCTTGCGCAGCATCCCTGAGGAACGGcggttctttatattttctcattaaacaCCTCAGAGCTGTACAGTTGCGGGGGGACCAGGGTGCCTGAGGACTTGGAGCCACTCTGGGTTCAGTTTTTCCAAGCTGCAGAAATTCAGGAGAGACGTGGGCTTCCCTGGTCTGAGCCAGCTGTTCTGCGCCTTCTAATAATTTGTCTGCATTTGCTATTCTACTGCTCGCAACTGCTGACCAATCAGGGACTACCGCggagcacacagtctgtgatttatACTAAATAACTGCTTTTAATCTGAGCATATCTTTTAGCATTGAACTCTAAAATCAGATTCAGTCCAGCCACGAGGCTCCAACTGCACCAcgacacctactggcaggtaatggttattgcacctactccagCTAACTAAACCAAAGGTAAGATTTAATACcgaaaatattaattataaatttataatttaaaagggcaATATGGTGGACAACATAACCATCCAGGGTTTCGGTAGCCTTTTTACTTATACCATGTATGAAGTCATATaagactcaccaagatagaatagataatggagtattttctcttaCTTTGTAAAATGataatgaactagacattgttaatgtaattgttgcctgcatatatttgtatatagttattgtactaaTTTTAtctagttttactatgttagttaAAACCTTcacttcttatttagacaaaaagggggaaatgctgtgtgatactttgtgttctgacaaatagaGCTTGCTGGGAGTCAGAGCAAGCTACTAGCTACCATAGAGGCCTGGAGGTCTGTCCAGAGAGGAGACAAGAAGTGCTAAGGTGACGCAGAGAGAGACTCTAGGCCTTTTGGACAGAGGAACAGAAGAGGTGGGAAGTCACTGGTGGCTGCCCCATTGCTTCTCCAATCCTTCAGGTTTTTACCCCGATATCTGATTCCTGGCTTTTATTAATAAGATTAACTAGATTTACACTGCCCCGAACCATTATCTCTTCAACCCTGAAGTTCAgtgttaaacatttttaattacatgtgtatGGGGGAGGGGCACATGTCACGTGAATgttaggtcagagggcaacttttagAGAGTCAGTTCTGGCCTTCCACCATGTGAcctggagattaaacccaggtcctcaggcttgaggacccactgaaccatctcactggccccttcAACTTTTAAAAGTTCAGTTACAATTAGGTAACTAAAGATGTGAgagtgatgcatgcctgtaattcatgatttcaggaggctggggcaggaggactgGGAAGTCAAAGTCATTATCAGAAAAATatagagttcaaaaccagcctgggctacatgacacacttgtagaatattattttaaggtgtgtgacttttgtttatgctgcatttgttgaactctgtgaagctgtgattctttgcctgtctaaaagacctgctggtctaataaagagctgaacggccaatagcaaggcaggagcaaggataggcagggctggcaggcagagactgtgactagaaggagaaatgagcaCAGGGGGAtcaagagagcaaggagagggggTATCAGGGGCAGCTATGCAGCCTGTAGCAGTTGGAGCACGGGGCCCCCTTGTTCCAtcccacctggctagcttaacccccaaataaccacatggaaattgtattaattagattactgtttggcccatccgctctaacctcttactggctaactctcacatcttgaataacccatttctattcatgtgtatcaccacttggctgtggcttacgggCATGAGTCTAGCCAGTGTCCttcttgggcaggagaatcatggcatctgccacacttcccttcttcccagcattctgttctgtctactccacccacctaagtgctgccctatcaaaaggccaaggcagcttctttattcaaccaatgaaatcaacacaaacacagaaggacctcctacaccagcacCAGCCACAGAGTCAGAGTGAAAGTAAGACACACAGAAGTAAGACAAGGAGaaacccagaggcaaagggtAGATGGGATGGatgatttaagaaaaactggcaacggctggccagtggtggcgcacgcctttaatcccagcactcgggaggcagaggcaggcagatctctgtgagttcgaggtcagcctggtctacaagagctaattccaggacaggaaccaaaagctgtggagaaaccctgtctcgaaaaatcaaaaaaaaaaaaaaaaaaaaaaaaaaaaaaaaaaaaaaaaaaaaaaaaagaaaagaaaagaaaagaaagaaaagaaaagaaagaaaagaaagaaaaagaaaaagaaagaaaagaaaaactggcaaAAAACAAGCCAAGGCTGGGTATCATAACTAATAAGCCTCAGTGCACGGTTTTTGGGGAGCTGTATGGCTacccccccaaaagccaaaaaagTCAGGGGaggaaaacatcacacaacacaaTCTTAGAAGAgaaatagagagggagagagatggggaagactggagaaaggaagaaaaggagaaacaggGTGAGGGTGGGCCTGGGAGGACTGGGGGTcgggaatgaatatgatcaaaatacattgcatgcttatgtgaaattctcaaatacacacacacacacacatatgacaaggtctcactatgtagccatggctgtcctataactcactatgtagaccaggctcacctagaactcacggagatccgcctgcctctgccttcatagtggtaggattaaaggtatgcactaccacacctggcctcaaaatttttaatatttttaagagagaaggaggataaagaaagaaaaatgaagaaaaaagaaggaaagaaaatctgtTAAATTAGTGAATTTAAATGACAGGAGAACTGGATGCTTCCGTCTTAGGATCTTGGGGACTGCAGCAGCATCCAGCAGATGCTCAAAAAGTGTGTTAAGTGACTGAATTCCAGAGTTCTGGATACATCTTGAGAGCATTCTGGGACCTCCCCTGTGATGTCACAAAGCCCCCACCATGCCTCTGGCCTTGGCCCTGGCGCTTCTGTGCAGCCTGAGCGGTCCAGGGGGCTGGGGCTGCCTGCAATGCGACCAGTTGGTGCAAGGTGCGCTCAGCCAGCTGCACGCGGCCATCATTCCCAAGCGCTTCCACCTGGAAGAGCTGCAGGCGCGCGCGCAGGCTCTGCTGCTGGGCATGGAGGGGTCTTTCTTCAGGGACTACGCCACGAACGCATTCGTGGGGAAAGTGGGTGTGTGCTTGGGTGCTTGGGGGAGAGGCCGGGGCAGGGGTGGACCTTCTGATGTGACGCAGCCTCCCTTCTGGTCTGCAGGTGTGGATAACCTGGAGAACGTGGCGACCTCCTTCACAAACCAGACCCAGTACATAAAGGCCAACTCTCTGACAGGTAGGAGACCCTTCTGCCACCTCCTGGGCTCCCTTTCCGCACTCCCACACGTCTCCCCTGGGTAGCTAACAAAGGCCTGTGTCCTTTACTGTGAGGCAGATGTTTGAGATTCCCGTTTCGGAGAGGGAGAaaagctgaggctcagagaggccagGTGAGCAGAGTCCCACCTAGTGGAAGGTGTATGCGGGACACTCCCATCTCCACGATGCCCATCACAAGGGGTGATCAGCCACACACTTGTTTTCTTGTGCTTCTCAGACACTACGGTTTTTATAAACGGAGAGTTTGTTGAGAGTTTCCTGTTGAAGACTACAAttcccagcttctttttttttcttttcttttctttttttttttttttttttttttttttggattttcgaaacagggtttctctgcagcttttggttcctgtcctggaactagctcttgtagaccaggctggcctcgaactcacagagatcagcctgcctctgcctcccgagtgctgggattttaaaggcgtgcgccaccaccacccggcctttcCAGCTTCTTTTGCAGACTACGGAAATCATTTCTGCCGCATAAAAGTCCCATCTTCCTTGTAGGCATTCGGGCCGTCTGCGGTCTCGCAGTCAATAAACATAGTTCCACCTAAGGTCAGACCAAGCCTCTCTatccttctgcctttcttctctctacAGCTGCTTTCCAAGTAATCTAACATCTGCAGTAACCTTTCCACCAGTCT
Protein-coding sequences here:
- the Izumo2 gene encoding izumo sperm-egg fusion protein 2 isoform X2, yielding MPLALALALLCSLSGPGGWGCLQCDQLVQGALSQLHAAIIPKRFHLEELQARAQALLLGMEGSFFRDYATNAFVGKVGVDNLENVATSFTNQTQYIKANSLTDGPLLEELVSLREHAIKELKKALKAYEVKACDHKVCLDGQPRMALKFQSDSKLRNMVLVGNLVAIGLAILAFVVILIAACTYRQNRKLLLK